aactaactataaaattctgttttgtaaatttatattggtattgatattttttttttttgtaactgtggTATTGAGATTTTTCGATGGCTAAAAACATTGATGTTTTCAAGAAAGCATGTAAGAAAAAAGGTACAATAGCAAAAATATTGCACAaaccttttttttataaactatgaGGTGTCTAGACATTTGGCCTAAATAATCTTCCAAGTCTAGGATCAACCAGTTGAGAAACTTTGGATATTACGCAAGCTttggagaaaaaagaaaaaaaaaggagaaatacATGTTACGTAGATAGCACCGTTTCCTAGTGTAAGGAACATTTATACATATTCATTACTGACTACTTTTTCAGACTTGAGACTGCTGAATGAGAGTCACAATATGTATATGTAGTGGCGGAGCCACATAAATTATTTGACGGGACacgaaataaatatattttcaataaatacaTGTTACGAAAacaaatattctttaaaaagtACTCTTGATGTTTTCAATAAAGATTTTTCACttgttattatcttaaaattttttttagtgttttggCTTTCAATCCTTTATTGTGCCATTCCTCAgcagtattataaagaaaaagcaAAGCAATACCcccaacttctttttttttttgtagaatatatttatttagtaaagtATAAACTGAATAACATGAAAGGGTAagggaaaagaagaagacacaTTGATTGGGGGCAAGCAGCCCAATTTCTCATCGCCtgtaaagaaataaataaataatgcaCATGATTGATTGTTATCGTTCTTGACAAATAATAGTAATTGTTAACGATTTTTTACGTTTGCTTATATGTTTCATACAAGGACACTCCATATATTATGCATATTCGGGTGTTATTTCACATAATCCACAAGAAGCTGAGATTCAATTCTAACACTAAAAATCAACCTGTGTTTTTAAAAcattcatatttaaattatatcttGTAGTTGATAGTATAATCCATAAAAGctaaaaatcacaaaatattaattataatataatccatcatataattatatcttatatatattagttaaattgcaatattttatttttatcagtaatttatatatattgacctaATTTTTAGTGTTCTTAAAATATGTattcaataaattaaatataattatattaactaaattatttactttcataatattttctctttcacattgaagtatattttaatattatttaattttatttattttgtttataaatactaaaattcaaccTTTTAACTATTCACGGGTCAAGTGGATCTTTTAGGTTTTGTGATTTggatatcttctttttttttaataaggaTATGAATTGCACTAGTTGAATGCGCAGGTTGCGTGTTACAAAGTGTTAAAGCTGACAGGTaatcaccaaaaataaaaattaaaacatagtGCGAACCCGAGTGAAAAACAAACagaaaatagtatttttgttatttcttttctttcttttttgaggAGCCACTGTGAagatatcaaataaaatttcatattggAAATTTAAACAATGAGTATAACATATAAAAAGAGATACAACTCTAGTTAGTATAAAGTTTTTTGGAAAGAAATCCAATAATAAATTTATGTGGGTGAGCTATTTAGGTCTAAATAGATAATATCGTAATAAtcgaataataaaaaattgaatatagACTAACACAATCACATCAATTGGTATCAGAGTGTTTGACGAGAAATCTTTGAGAAAACCAAAATACTTTGGGACTTTTCGAGTTATGAATGTGAGGTATATGTGGCAGAGATCAAATCAGAAAATCTTGGAAGTAAATTGTGAGATACGAGTAGTTTGAAGAAAAAATGTGAGATATCAAACAAAGTTTCACATTGATGTTTAGACAATGCGTgttcaatctataaaaagaaatacaacTATAATTAATACGAGATTTTGAGAAATAACCCAATAATAAATCCATGCAAGCTAACCATTTATGTCCAAagtaaaaaatatcataataattGGACAACAAAAGAGTTATTAGGCTCACATAATCCTAACAGCCACGGCTAACcatttatatctaaaataaaaatatcataataattGGACAATAAAAGAGTTGGACAAAGACTCACATAATCCTAACAGCCAACACCCCAAAACTTATTATATCTCTGAGAACAAATGAGCTAGAGGAGAGCATCTTCCTCGAACCAAATGAGCTACAAGATCAGGCACCATTCAACAAAGGTCTTAAAAGACTAACCGATTCCAACAAAACTGATTTATTGGTGATATACTGATATAGTTATATCTAAACCGCTCTAATCtctttatatagaaaaaaagaTCTGTGTAAAAGGATTTACAACGACGAATTCAGACAAATAAGTCCATTTtcgatacaatttttttttattttttaaaagattacaATACCCAAATTAAGCCATTGAAAAGTAAAATTCAAACGTTTAAACATTGCAACACAAGTGAGTATATTCTCCAGCAACAATCAAATGAttacttcttttcttcttcatagATGATTCGTAGGACATGTATGTCTTTCTGAATGAAAAAGAGGGTTTAAGTAAGTGGATCAAGGAGTCATGGGACTAACCAAAAGACGGCCTAATTTGTTAACATTTGTATGGTCTTCCTCTTGCTTTGCTTCTCCCACTGTACTTGTAGGCAATTTAACGATCTTAGAGTCAGCTATCTGCTTACCCTTACTCCATAGAAATAAGTATAAACCGATCACAATCACCACAGATCCAATAATGCTGCAAcgataacaaaataaatttgaatgaaaaatatgtaGACAATAAAATTTCCAGGGATTTATAGAGTTATGTAGTGACATCAACTGATTACTAATGGAATGGTCAGTGTTTCgtatatatcattaaattttaccctactcttttttttaatgtaagaTTTGTAATAATATTGAATATTCGCATATTTATTTTACCTTCCTAAATAAATCATACGATGAAGTATCAAGAAATCGAACAAGGTTGCGACCATAAGTGTGACAGGGCTAAATGCTGATGTAAAGACAGGTCCACGTTTTTCGATACACCATGACAGTCCCACCGTAGCCACTCCTTGTCCAAACACACCCTAtaacacatatatacataatacatcAATGTTTGGTTATCGTGAATTgatatatacatgtatgtatACCGCTATAATGAGGGTGAGGATGGTGAGTTTGTCTCTGAGGATCCAATCTTCCACATCTCTAGTCTTGATCAAGCTAAGAAGGGCACACTGAAGCGTACCAAAGACTGATAAAATAACTGTACCCGAGTATGGACACGGGTAGCTCGAGTGGATCTTGGCTTGTATAAGCATCCAGGAACTGAAAAATGCAACTCcaatgaataaaagaaaacagcCTTTAATCCTATTCTCATGTCCTTTGTGGATGTTTAAAACCGTTGAATATTCTTGAGAGTTCGATAATGGAATGCCTTGGTACATCGTAAGAAGTAAAGCTCCAGCTAAGCTTATGATAGGTCCAAGACCAACGCCGAATCCTgcttttgttttcatatttagCTTCTCGAATCTGAACAACAATAAAAGTCAACATTATGATGTGGAAAATTATACACTTGAAATGATAACATGTAGGGACACTTTTAGGTTATAATTACTTATAATAACAAGTGTACCTGAATATTAAAGCCATAATGAAAGTGATGGAAGGCAATGTGCCCCAGAAAGCAGAACCCAAGGTGGCAGAAGTGTAGCTGAGGCCAAGCAAGTAGAAATACTGCGATAAACTCGTCCTGCCAAAAAATGCACTATAAGATTAAAAGGAATATACACATAATAAAAAGAGGGACTGAATTGTAATAAAGCATGAGTTAAGGGAGTAAGCCTGAAAGTTACCCAAAAAGAGCACTGACGAAAAGCTGACACGAAACTCTTGCTGTTAGCTTCGGCCTTGTTTTCCTGACGAAATCATGGAAACGAATATTTATTTTGTCCGGGACACAGAATTCTGATTCTATCAATACATATAAACTGTGAAATAATCAATACATATAAACATCCTTAAAAAGTCAggttttttttctgaataactgattatattaaattaaaagtcCCAAAAACTAAGTCGAATACTCGTCGGTAAGCTAAAAGGCGAGAAtaactaaaaacatatatagatagTTAAGGAGAGAAGAAATCCAATGAGAAATCTTCACTTGCAGTTTTAAAGTTCGCAACGCACTGAAGTCGAAATTAACGTTAAAGAATCTAACCAATAAGTTTTGAGAATAGTTGAAAACTGTCTCTAAAAACGTTAAAGAACCCATTAAAACGTGAACTAAACAATACTcctatcttttcaaaaaaaaaaaaaaaacaatactccTACTTTTTATGTCTTTTTGAAATACAACTTTTCTCAACGTAGTAAAAACAAATCAATTTAAGAAAATTGGCTTGAACTTAATTATAAAGCAGAATAAGTAATTCAAGTATTggaaataattataattttgtttattaagcAGATAAAATATGAACTGAAAACTAAGAAACTAAGTAATTAGAGAAGTAAAAAATTAGACTTACCGTTCCCAAAAATAAGCGATCGGAAGAAGGAATAAGGTGGAAATGCCCAAACGATAGGTAGCAACAACCAT
This genomic stretch from Raphanus sativus cultivar WK10039 chromosome 3, ASM80110v3, whole genome shotgun sequence harbors:
- the LOC108844206 gene encoding WAT1-related protein At4g01450 produces the protein MGCIDGKWAPLIVISVINTINGMVNALIKKVLDGGINHMVVATYRLGISTLFLLPIAYFWERKTRPKLTARVSCQLFVSALFGTSLSQYFYLLGLSYTSATLGSAFWGTLPSITFIMALIFRFEKLNMKTKAGFGVGLGPIISLAGALLLTMYQGIPLSNSQEYSTVLNIHKGHENRIKGCFLLFIGVAFFSSWMLIQAKIHSSYPCPYSGTVILSVFGTLQCALLSLIKTRDVEDWILRDKLTILTLIIAGVFGQGVATVGLSWCIEKRGPVFTSAFSPVTLMVATLFDFLILHRMIYLGSIIGSVVIVIGLYLFLWSKGKQIADSKIVKLPTSTVGEAKQEEDHTNVNKLGRLLVSPMTP